From one Desulfovibrio sp. JC022 genomic stretch:
- the tsf gene encoding translation elongation factor Ts, giving the protein MAITAQMVKALREKTGVGMMDCKKALAECDGNEEKAIKHLREKGLAKAAKKAGRATSEGLVGTYTHSNGKLVAMVELQCETDFVAKAEQFIQLSKDLAMQVAATSPVCVKPEDLPQDLLEKEKDIYLQQAIAEGKPENIAQKIVEGRVNKYYKEVCLLEQPFIKDDKKTIKDLLNDTIAVLGENMQIGRFARINLAEAVAEESEAE; this is encoded by the coding sequence GGTTAAGGCCCTGCGCGAAAAAACCGGCGTAGGAATGATGGATTGCAAAAAAGCTCTCGCTGAATGCGATGGTAATGAAGAAAAAGCAATCAAACACCTGCGTGAAAAAGGTCTCGCCAAGGCTGCTAAGAAAGCAGGCCGCGCAACCAGCGAAGGTCTGGTTGGCACCTACACCCACAGCAACGGTAAACTCGTTGCTATGGTTGAACTCCAGTGCGAAACCGACTTCGTTGCTAAAGCTGAACAGTTCATCCAGCTTTCCAAAGACCTCGCTATGCAGGTTGCAGCAACCAGCCCGGTTTGTGTAAAGCCCGAAGATCTGCCTCAGGATCTGCTGGAAAAAGAAAAAGACATCTACCTCCAGCAGGCAATTGCTGAAGGCAAGCCTGAAAACATCGCTCAGAAGATTGTTGAAGGCCGTGTCAACAAATACTACAAAGAAGTATGCCTTCTTGAACAGCCCTTCATCAAGGACGACAAGAAGACCATTAAAGACCTTCTCAACGACACCATCGCAGTTCTCGGTGAGAACATGCAGATCGGCCGCTTCGCCCGCATCAACCTCGCGGAAGCAGTCGCTGAAGAAAGCGAAGCTGAATAA
- the pyrH gene encoding UMP kinase, which translates to MDKLRYSRVMIKLSGEALAGDQQFGIQPSAISQFAGEIAEVAKKGLQVALVIGGGNIFRGMSDSAKGMDRASADYMGMLATIMNALAVQDALEKMGCDTRVMSAIPMQAVAEPYIRRRAVRHLEKGRVVICAAGTGNPYFTTDTAAALRAMELKTEAIIKATKVDGVYDKDPMKHDDAVKFESITYLETLEKRLGVMDSTATSLAMDNNMPIIVFNLFEKGNIERVVKGEQIGTIVHGG; encoded by the coding sequence ATGGACAAATTGCGCTATTCACGGGTAATGATCAAACTCAGCGGTGAGGCACTCGCAGGTGACCAGCAGTTCGGTATCCAACCTTCAGCAATCAGCCAGTTTGCAGGCGAGATTGCAGAAGTTGCAAAAAAAGGACTTCAGGTCGCTCTGGTTATCGGCGGCGGTAATATTTTTCGCGGCATGTCTGATTCTGCAAAAGGCATGGACCGCGCTTCCGCCGACTACATGGGAATGCTCGCAACCATCATGAACGCACTTGCTGTTCAGGATGCTCTCGAAAAAATGGGATGTGACACAAGGGTTATGTCTGCTATTCCCATGCAGGCCGTGGCCGAGCCTTATATCCGCCGCAGGGCCGTCCGCCACCTTGAAAAAGGAAGGGTGGTCATTTGTGCAGCCGGCACCGGTAACCCCTATTTCACTACCGATACCGCAGCAGCACTGAGGGCTATGGAACTGAAAACCGAGGCCATCATCAAGGCAACAAAGGTTGACGGTGTCTACGACAAAGACCCGATGAAGCACGACGATGCAGTAAAATTTGAATCTATCACCTACCTTGAAACTCTGGAAAAGAGACTGGGTGTAATGGACTCCACCGCCACTTCACTGGCTATGGACAACAACATGCCCATCATTGTTTTCAACCTTTTTGAGAAAGGAAACATTGAAAGGGTTGTGAAAGGTGAGCAGATCGGAACAATTGTTCACGGAGGATAA
- the frr gene encoding ribosome recycling factor, producing MINEVLADGKKRMEGALTSLVNDFAKLRTGRAATSLVDNVSVDYYGTPTPINQMASVSIPDSRTISIQPWDKGAFPLIEKALQQSDLGLNPVNDGIMLRITIPPLTEERRKDLVKIAKKYTEDSKIALRNVRRDMNDTLKKLEKDKDISEDEQRKAQDDVQKITDDYVKKCDVACGDKEKEILEI from the coding sequence ATGATTAATGAAGTTCTTGCCGACGGCAAAAAAAGAATGGAAGGCGCGCTTACCTCGCTGGTAAACGATTTCGCAAAGCTGCGCACCGGTCGCGCGGCCACCTCGCTGGTGGATAACGTTTCCGTTGATTATTACGGAACCCCTACTCCCATCAACCAGATGGCTTCCGTTTCCATACCGGATTCCCGTACCATCTCCATCCAGCCCTGGGACAAAGGAGCTTTCCCTCTTATTGAGAAAGCCCTGCAACAGTCTGATCTCGGCCTGAACCCCGTTAATGACGGCATCATGCTGCGCATTACCATTCCGCCCCTCACTGAGGAACGCCGTAAGGATCTGGTAAAAATCGCTAAAAAGTACACTGAAGACTCCAAAATTGCTCTGCGCAACGTACGCCGCGATATGAATGACACCCTGAAAAAGCTGGAAAAGGACAAGGATATTTCCGAAGACGAACAGCGCAAAGCTCAGGATGATGTTCAAAAAATAACTGATGATTACGTTAAAAAGTGCGACGTAGCATGCGGCGATAAAGAAAAGGAAATTCTGGAAATCTAA
- a CDS encoding isoprenyl transferase, whose protein sequence is MMPRHLAVIMDGNGRWAQARGLSRSEGHRAGTEAARNIVTRCRELGIKHLTLYTFSKENWARPKDEISTLFDLLTVFLKKELSSLREQDIRLKILGELSEFPFGVRQVVAHTMKKTENCKSMTLNLALNYSGRDELVRACKKMVSDGISEDKITEESLSDYLYTAGQPDPDLIIRTSGEQRLSNYLLYQAAYSELYFTDVYWPDFSPEELDKALDDYTQRQRRFGKTSEQV, encoded by the coding sequence ATGATGCCCCGACATTTAGCCGTCATCATGGACGGCAATGGACGGTGGGCACAGGCCCGCGGACTTTCCAGAAGTGAAGGTCACCGGGCCGGAACAGAAGCGGCAAGAAACATCGTCACCCGGTGCCGTGAACTCGGCATCAAGCACCTGACCCTGTACACCTTTTCCAAGGAAAACTGGGCCAGACCGAAAGATGAAATCAGCACGCTTTTCGACCTGTTGACAGTCTTCCTGAAAAAGGAATTGTCCAGCCTGCGCGAGCAGGACATACGCCTGAAAATACTAGGGGAACTCTCTGAGTTCCCCTTCGGCGTGAGGCAGGTTGTGGCCCACACCATGAAAAAAACGGAAAATTGCAAGTCCATGACCCTCAATCTGGCCCTGAACTACTCAGGGCGGGACGAATTGGTGCGGGCCTGCAAAAAAATGGTTTCTGACGGTATCAGTGAAGACAAGATCACCGAGGAATCACTGTCCGACTACCTTTACACAGCCGGACAGCCGGACCCGGACCTGATTATACGCACCAGCGGAGAACAGAGGCTATCAAACTACCTGCTCTATCAGGCTGCATACTCGGAACTGTACTTTACTGATGTCTACTGGCCGGATTTTAGCCCTGAAGAGCTGGATAAGGCTCTTGATGATTATACACAGCGGCAACGCAGATTCGGTAAAACCAGCGAACAAGTATAA
- a CDS encoding SH3 domain-containing protein, whose amino-acid sequence MSSRLVSILIVCLTACLLVAGCVPKKNTQNNAVKTTVRTETVVVTPIVTGKTLLKSNVREVSSSKADIVDILAKNTQVELIGKNGNWYKIKRMDDSAKAGFVYHKLINLDFGNYLGTRGRNKEKTVVYAAPNRKSQTVRVIQPQTTFDILGIENNFYKIKGEDFEGYAQTKLCVANPLSPIAKTETRTITVKAVPEDSGPTNIAAAKRKSAVTPKPKKEKIKIRTSSKTKKKTTTKKRSSGDNQAAMAIFGAFANALLSGGGQQNMQAQQPQSTNDSIIDILKTLDASKELAKKTVEIREQMLDALNETRALQSLVGATVSAMNQNYKAAADTARGVSSTGMKKISIKAFIKDLSYEPTDSIEGAAIKIAQNGKMLKALESQIKSEASNFSQLNAQQIQNLDSIISSFSNNLHASNALYDMSIDKSGNIILSIDRAMGSYAAKGEQMSAEVAKQLTIIGLSIAELVNQISNAQNNPIGAIAALPRLMDTMDQFQIMQNLFNDFEADFNYIEQNSAVITQQGRDISSIIMTARRKNTQVTTLLESYYQQKLTLSSRLKKKLSSQAASGFKQVEEKASSVALAEDMLD is encoded by the coding sequence ATGTCATCAAGATTGGTTTCCATCCTGATAGTCTGCCTAACAGCCTGCTTGCTTGTAGCAGGATGTGTCCCCAAAAAGAATACGCAAAACAATGCGGTAAAAACAACAGTCAGAACTGAAACGGTTGTTGTTACCCCCATTGTAACAGGCAAAACCCTTCTAAAAAGCAATGTCCGCGAAGTGTCGTCATCTAAAGCTGATATAGTCGATATCCTCGCCAAAAATACGCAAGTGGAACTGATCGGGAAAAATGGCAACTGGTACAAAATCAAGCGCATGGACGACAGCGCAAAGGCCGGTTTCGTCTACCATAAACTGATCAACCTTGATTTCGGGAACTACCTCGGCACACGGGGCAGAAACAAAGAAAAAACAGTTGTCTATGCAGCCCCGAACAGAAAATCTCAGACCGTTCGGGTCATACAGCCGCAGACCACTTTTGACATCCTCGGTATTGAAAACAATTTTTACAAGATCAAAGGTGAAGACTTTGAGGGATACGCCCAGACCAAACTGTGTGTAGCCAATCCGCTCAGCCCTATTGCCAAAACAGAAACCAGGACTATCACCGTCAAAGCTGTTCCTGAAGATTCCGGTCCTACCAACATTGCAGCGGCTAAAAGAAAATCAGCTGTAACTCCGAAGCCCAAAAAAGAAAAAATTAAAATCAGGACCAGCAGCAAAACTAAAAAGAAAACCACTACCAAAAAAAGAAGCAGTGGGGATAATCAAGCTGCAATGGCCATATTCGGGGCATTCGCAAACGCCCTGCTCAGCGGCGGTGGACAGCAGAATATGCAGGCCCAGCAGCCTCAAAGCACCAACGACAGCATAATAGACATACTAAAAACTCTGGATGCAAGTAAGGAACTGGCCAAAAAAACAGTTGAAATACGCGAGCAGATGCTGGACGCACTGAACGAGACCCGCGCTCTGCAATCTTTGGTCGGTGCTACTGTCTCCGCCATGAACCAGAACTACAAGGCGGCAGCCGATACCGCGCGCGGGGTCAGCTCCACCGGTATGAAAAAAATATCCATCAAGGCTTTCATCAAAGACCTTTCATACGAACCCACTGACTCTATTGAAGGTGCGGCGATAAAAATTGCTCAAAACGGGAAGATGCTCAAGGCACTGGAAAGCCAGATCAAATCCGAGGCCTCGAACTTTTCACAGCTCAACGCCCAGCAGATCCAGAACCTTGACTCCATCATAAGCTCTTTTTCCAATAATCTGCACGCATCCAACGCACTCTATGACATGAGCATAGACAAATCAGGCAATATCATTCTGAGCATTGACCGGGCCATGGGCTCGTACGCAGCAAAAGGCGAGCAGATGAGTGCGGAAGTAGCCAAGCAATTAACAATCATCGGCCTGTCCATTGCCGAACTAGTCAACCAGATCAGTAATGCCCAGAACAATCCCATCGGTGCAATTGCGGCACTACCAAGACTGATGGACACTATGGACCAATTCCAGATAATGCAAAATCTGTTCAATGATTTTGAGGCCGATTTTAACTACATCGAACAAAACTCGGCTGTAATCACACAACAGGGACGGGACATAAGCAGTATAATTATGACCGCACGTCGTAAAAACACACAAGTCACAACCCTGCTTGAATCCTATTACCAGCAAAAACTGACCTTAAGCAGCAGGCTGAAAAAGAAACTCTCCAGCCAAGCTGCATCCGGCTTTAAGCAGGTGGAAGAAAAAGCTTCCTCTGTCGCTCTGGCCGAAGACATGTTAGATTAG